Proteins found in one Thermogemmata fonticola genomic segment:
- a CDS encoding DUF4129 domain-containing protein, whose product MASKRQEPTATDYLITALSPVLIMLMVGSFVFFLVEVLYEGEYTERLLYTLFFFVVAAVLIARISIEFGAGRAGLYALALGVVTWLALQAYVQSSHASSSAMGRGLIHFGLLLLIWWCAHKLTWDCTHLDERQRGSGRGILAAAGWEADGSENPSSAVAATSAGAPIPRTKPAAQENDPDGITVDRLSSPPKRRRRPAAGDSRLWAWIEAYQKHREQQQKRPHTPGVWVLYCFLVALPVFALGQSLIDPADSDRRRATFWQMAVFTGSALSLLATTSLLGLRRYLRQRQARIPLALSSGWLLLAGGLILAFLVIGAFLPRPHSETPWFGWQRVGSHTREASRYAVLKDSAGRGDGAAGRQIKYGDGQVSSPRSDKGTAAWNSENGSAAAGKSSSTNQSSSAKSGSDQKRSAGGKTLTSDTTSESKREENQGERPRPSDKREGIPVSGEQRRGADGDAEKGAASTPDALSNFSAPLARLAGIARWLIFALVAVVVIGVILLGVLRGLAPFTAWANRLLATLQQWWARWWLWWGSDSQCSGQEEGAIALMLPRRPPPWTSFSNPYEDGSADERDLQEIVDYTLLAWEAWAYEQGCPRAESQTAWEFLAQLEQQVPEAAEVLRQFALLHARVVYGDQPLPLRQVHATLRQVWEALSLLPAPEAKATA is encoded by the coding sequence ATGGCTTCCAAGCGCCAGGAACCTACAGCGACGGATTATCTCATCACGGCCCTGAGTCCGGTGCTGATCATGCTCATGGTCGGCAGCTTTGTCTTTTTTCTGGTCGAGGTGCTGTACGAGGGAGAATACACGGAGCGGCTGCTGTACACCTTGTTTTTCTTCGTGGTAGCGGCGGTGCTGATCGCCCGCATTTCCATTGAGTTTGGTGCCGGACGAGCCGGTCTCTATGCGTTGGCTTTAGGGGTGGTCACTTGGCTAGCCCTACAAGCCTATGTGCAGTCCTCACACGCGTCCTCTTCAGCAATGGGACGGGGATTGATCCATTTCGGATTACTGCTGCTGATTTGGTGGTGTGCCCACAAGCTGACTTGGGATTGCACACATCTGGACGAGCGGCAGCGCGGTTCGGGCCGTGGGATTCTGGCCGCCGCCGGTTGGGAAGCCGACGGCTCAGAGAATCCCTCTTCTGCCGTTGCCGCCACTTCGGCAGGAGCACCCATCCCGCGGACCAAGCCGGCAGCGCAGGAGAATGACCCGGACGGGATCACGGTGGATCGCCTCTCATCCCCACCCAAACGCCGCCGCCGTCCAGCGGCAGGCGATTCCCGCCTCTGGGCCTGGATCGAGGCGTACCAGAAACATCGCGAGCAACAGCAGAAGCGCCCCCATACGCCTGGGGTGTGGGTTCTTTACTGTTTTCTGGTAGCTCTGCCGGTGTTTGCTCTGGGGCAATCTTTGATCGATCCGGCAGACAGCGACCGGCGCCGGGCCACCTTCTGGCAGATGGCCGTCTTTACCGGCAGCGCCTTGAGCTTGCTGGCCACGACGAGTTTGCTCGGCTTGCGCCGCTATCTCCGTCAACGTCAGGCTCGGATTCCTTTGGCCCTGTCCAGCGGCTGGCTCCTACTCGCCGGCGGATTGATTCTCGCCTTTCTGGTCATCGGAGCCTTCCTGCCGCGTCCTCATTCGGAGACTCCCTGGTTCGGCTGGCAACGGGTGGGCAGCCACACCCGTGAGGCTTCACGCTATGCTGTGCTCAAGGACTCTGCTGGTCGCGGGGACGGAGCGGCCGGCCGCCAGATCAAGTACGGGGACGGGCAAGTTTCCTCCCCACGTTCTGACAAAGGGACCGCAGCGTGGAACTCCGAGAATGGTTCCGCAGCGGCAGGGAAATCGTCCAGTACGAACCAGTCGTCTTCCGCCAAGTCGGGTTCGGATCAGAAACGATCAGCCGGCGGAAAGACCTTGACCTCGGATACCACCAGCGAGTCGAAACGGGAGGAAAACCAGGGCGAACGGCCCCGCCCTTCCGATAAGCGAGAGGGTATTCCTGTTTCTGGCGAACAGCGAAGGGGGGCAGATGGTGATGCAGAGAAAGGGGCGGCCTCGACTCCCGATGCGCTCTCGAATTTCTCGGCTCCTCTGGCCCGTCTGGCAGGGATCGCTCGGTGGCTAATCTTTGCACTCGTGGCCGTGGTGGTGATTGGGGTGATCCTGCTGGGCGTACTGCGCGGCCTGGCTCCGTTCACCGCTTGGGCCAATCGATTGCTGGCGACCTTGCAGCAGTGGTGGGCGCGCTGGTGGTTATGGTGGGGGTCGGACAGCCAATGTTCTGGTCAGGAGGAGGGGGCAATAGCACTGATGCTCCCGCGCCGTCCACCTCCTTGGACGAGTTTTTCCAACCCCTACGAGGATGGCTCCGCGGATGAACGGGACTTACAGGAAATCGTCGATTACACCTTGCTGGCCTGGGAAGCCTGGGCCTATGAGCAGGGCTGTCCCCGTGCGGAAAGCCAGACGGCCTGGGAGTTTCTCGCCCAATTGGAGCAGCAGGTGCCAGAAGCCGCCGAAGTATTGCGGCAATTTGCACTCCTGCATGCACGGGTTGTCTATGGCGATCAGCCGCTCCCTCTTCGCCAAGTGCAC